In one window of Pirellulales bacterium DNA:
- the dnaX gene encoding DNA polymerase III subunit gamma/tau, with protein MADEITTDGIAHEAVGRAGGYVVIARRYRPQTFSELIGQEHVAQGLAAAIAASRVGHAYLFTGARGTGKTSAARILAKALNCKNGPTPTPCNQCDICRSITTGEDMDVLEIDGASNRGIDEIRQLRQNVNVRPSRARFKVYIIDEVHMLTEPAFNALLKTLEEPPEHVKFIFCTTEPEKIPITILSRCQRFDFAGIQTKQIVERLRQIAVGEGVNAEPQALELLALRAAGSMRDSQSLLEQLLAFGSKGITVADVHRLLGTAGSDRISRLVEKLIARDAAAALAELGQAVSDGVDVGQLLSQLLGYFRDVMAAAAGCPADALLHVLAGEFEKVRSTGLRLGLETILAVLQILDQTISRLKFLTHPRTVAEIALVRICKLEDLDALQQLISQMREGWLPTATTAAGTAVIQADTSSVASKKKHVEPIICASSDFNESAASGTVIPSEVQPENGKNESSLHQANTARSPFDCATARPAEEKLQINEANGDLLGINSADGPPFSLKENETASKSAIEIWQIAAERLGGLAAEKAQQAKNAAISAPNKLVVIFPKRYNFCKQFCERPEMVLQLKEIIEELAGRALQLEFRLSDDETTKPAEPQRAANPRQRMYEACQRPFVRQAMELFEATAQRLEEPAKG; from the coding sequence ATGGCCGATGAAATAACCACGGATGGAATTGCACATGAAGCCGTAGGGCGGGCCGGAGGATATGTCGTTATTGCCAGGCGGTATCGCCCGCAAACGTTCTCGGAATTGATTGGCCAGGAACATGTGGCCCAAGGGCTGGCGGCGGCGATTGCAGCCAGCAGAGTAGGGCACGCTTATCTTTTCACCGGGGCTCGCGGAACTGGGAAAACCTCAGCGGCCAGAATTTTGGCCAAGGCGCTGAATTGCAAGAATGGGCCGACGCCGACGCCATGCAACCAGTGCGATATTTGCCGTTCCATTACTACCGGCGAAGACATGGACGTTCTGGAAATTGACGGGGCCAGCAATCGCGGTATCGATGAAATTCGCCAACTGCGGCAAAATGTGAACGTACGGCCGAGCCGAGCTCGGTTCAAAGTTTACATCATCGACGAAGTGCATATGCTGACCGAACCCGCGTTCAACGCGCTTCTGAAAACTTTAGAAGAGCCGCCGGAACACGTGAAGTTCATTTTTTGCACAACTGAGCCGGAAAAGATTCCGATCACCATTCTTTCCCGGTGTCAGCGGTTCGATTTTGCCGGAATTCAAACCAAGCAAATTGTCGAACGTCTGCGACAGATTGCCGTTGGCGAGGGAGTAAACGCTGAGCCGCAAGCGCTCGAACTTTTGGCCCTCCGGGCCGCCGGATCGATGCGCGACAGCCAATCACTACTGGAGCAACTATTAGCCTTTGGATCAAAGGGAATTACTGTAGCCGACGTGCATCGCTTGCTAGGCACGGCCGGTTCAGACCGAATTTCGCGATTGGTAGAAAAACTGATTGCACGTGATGCAGCAGCGGCGCTGGCGGAGTTAGGCCAGGCCGTGTCGGATGGCGTCGATGTTGGGCAGTTGCTCTCCCAACTACTCGGTTATTTCCGAGATGTAATGGCGGCTGCGGCAGGTTGTCCTGCAGATGCACTGTTGCACGTTTTGGCTGGGGAATTCGAAAAGGTTCGTAGCACCGGTCTACGTTTAGGGCTAGAGACGATTCTTGCAGTATTGCAAATTCTTGATCAGACAATTTCTCGGCTGAAATTTCTGACGCACCCGCGTACAGTAGCGGAGATTGCTTTGGTGCGGATCTGCAAACTGGAAGACCTTGATGCTTTGCAGCAGTTGATTTCTCAAATGCGCGAGGGATGGCTCCCAACTGCTACGACGGCTGCTGGTACGGCGGTTATCCAAGCAGATACTTCCTCTGTGGCATCAAAAAAAAAGCACGTTGAGCCTATAATATGCGCCAGCTCAGATTTCAATGAGTCGGCGGCATCGGGAACCGTCATTCCAAGCGAAGTGCAGCCGGAAAACGGTAAAAACGAATCATCGCTGCATCAAGCGAACACTGCTCGCTCACCCTTCGACTGTGCCACTGCGCGGCCCGCAGAAGAAAAGCTGCAAATCAATGAAGCAAATGGAGATTTGCTCGGGATCAATTCAGCGGATGGGCCTCCATTCTCCTTGAAGGAAAACGAAACGGCCTCAAAATCTGCGATTGAAATCTGGCAGATAGCTGCAGAACGTTTGGGAGGTTTAGCTGCGGAAAAAGCACAACAGGCTAAAAATGCTGCAATTTCCGCGCCAAATAAACTAGTAGTTATCTTTCCTAAAAGGTATAATTTTTGCAAGCAGTTCTGCGAACGGCCTGAGATGGTTTTGCAATTGAAAGAAATCATCGAAGAGCTAGCTGGTCGCGCATTGCAGTTGGAATTTCGGTTGAGCGATGACGAGACAACTAAACCTGCGGAGCCACAAAGAGCTGCCAATCCGCGGCAACGAATGTACGAAGCATGTCAGCGCCCTTTTGTTCGGCAAGCCATGGAATTGTTTGAGGCGACCGCTCAACGACTGGAGGAGCCAGCGAAAGGCTAG
- a CDS encoding metal-dependent transcriptional regulator, whose protein sequence is MPSLTVENYVKAIYQISAEQNGEPATTGQLAAALGVSPGTVTSMLKTLGESNLAEYTPHHGARLTHSGHALALRVVRRHRLIELFLVRTLDLNWDEVHEEAEHMEHAVSDLLIDRIDAFLGYPDSDPHGDPIPRADGSVAAPTTHSLASCREGEPFRLIRVLDQSPEFLRYLTAADLSPGTQGKVLLNRMEAGSLSVEVGGQVTSLGRDVAEKLLVAQP, encoded by the coding sequence TTGCCTAGTTTAACCGTCGAAAACTACGTCAAGGCAATTTATCAGATCAGTGCGGAACAGAACGGTGAACCAGCGACCACCGGTCAATTGGCCGCAGCGCTGGGCGTTTCACCAGGTACCGTGACCAGCATGCTTAAAACGCTGGGGGAGAGTAACCTGGCGGAATATACGCCGCACCATGGGGCCAGACTTACACATTCGGGGCATGCCTTGGCCTTGCGCGTTGTGCGGCGGCATCGGTTGATTGAACTGTTTTTGGTGCGTACGCTGGACCTCAACTGGGACGAAGTGCATGAAGAGGCCGAGCACATGGAGCACGCGGTCAGCGATTTGTTGATCGATCGTATCGACGCCTTTTTGGGCTACCCTGATTCCGATCCACACGGCGATCCAATTCCTCGGGCTGATGGTTCGGTTGCCGCGCCAACAACGCACAGCCTGGCCTCCTGCCGCGAAGGAGAGCCTTTCCGATTGATCCGTGTGCTCGATCAGTCGCCGGAATTTCTGCGTTACCTAACGGCCGCGGATCTTTCGCCGGGCACGCAGGGAAAGGTGCTGCTAAACCGGATGGAGGCGGGCTCGCTCTCAGTTGAAGTAGGTGGACAAGTGACATCGCTGGGGCGCGACGTGGCGGAAAAATTGCTCGTTGCTCAACCGTGA
- a CDS encoding fatty acid CoA ligase family protein, producing the protein MQPITCTARTTSATVHTKANVSQRLAEIARLMPSAVAIAEPCRKKHSSVPDDPTDEVLICPSGYRCLSFAKLDTDSTNIAAGLDKLGIEPGMRIALLLQPGIDFVSLIFALFKLGAVQVLIDPGMGMRNVIRSLAEVQPQGFIGGSAVHFARLSMQNLFPAARFNVVVGNRWFSRMPTLNEIRRIGARVSNFQPEATIAATPAAIIFTSGSTGPAKGVLYRHGNFDKQVSQIQNFYGVRPGEIDISCFPLFGLFNAAMGVSSIIPQMDVTRPARVDPRHIITAVNDWQATQAFGSPAIWNVVGRYCEAQHLRLPSLRRILSSGAPVAAHILRRMTACIHPEGGMHTPYGATEALPVASIAASIVLNETWARTEQGAGVCVGNRFEGICWRVIRITDDPIPSLDSTKEMPCGQIGELIVQGPNVTTEYVTESNANAKAKIYDSTGFWHRMGDVGYLDERDRFWFCGRMSQRVITSVAGNDRRFAHGPAPTDTTMFTILCEAIFNQHPDVSRSALVGIGLPGEQAPVIVIEPQPGRYSRGRKQREKLIADLRTLAKSANCSPPIHDFLIRKSLPVDVRHNVKINREQLSHWAARKTRPRQGQKT; encoded by the coding sequence ATGCAACCGATTACATGCACCGCCAGAACAACATCTGCTACGGTACATACAAAGGCGAATGTATCGCAGCGTCTTGCTGAAATTGCCAGGCTTATGCCCTCGGCGGTGGCTATCGCCGAACCATGTCGAAAAAAACATTCTTCCGTTCCAGATGATCCGACCGATGAGGTTCTAATTTGTCCATCTGGCTATCGATGCCTGTCATTTGCAAAGCTCGATACCGATAGTACCAATATTGCCGCCGGACTCGACAAGTTAGGCATTGAACCAGGCATGCGCATTGCATTATTGCTGCAACCAGGAATCGATTTCGTTTCGTTGATTTTCGCTTTATTCAAACTCGGCGCAGTACAAGTCCTGATTGATCCTGGCATGGGGATGCGCAATGTGATTCGCTCCCTGGCAGAAGTTCAGCCGCAAGGCTTTATTGGCGGGTCAGCTGTACACTTTGCTCGATTATCGATGCAAAATCTATTTCCAGCGGCTCGCTTCAATGTGGTCGTTGGCAATAGATGGTTTTCGCGAATGCCAACGTTGAATGAAATCCGTCGTATTGGCGCGAGAGTATCAAATTTCCAGCCCGAGGCCACGATTGCTGCTACGCCCGCCGCCATTATCTTCACCAGCGGTAGTACAGGCCCGGCCAAAGGTGTGTTGTATCGCCACGGAAACTTCGACAAGCAGGTCAGCCAAATCCAGAATTTTTATGGGGTTCGGCCGGGAGAAATCGACATTTCCTGTTTCCCGCTATTTGGGCTGTTTAATGCCGCAATGGGTGTCAGCAGCATCATTCCACAAATGGATGTCACTCGACCTGCTCGTGTCGATCCGCGGCATATCATCACCGCAGTGAATGACTGGCAAGCCACCCAGGCATTCGGTTCTCCGGCAATTTGGAATGTTGTTGGACGATATTGTGAGGCACAACATCTCCGTTTACCTAGTTTGCGACGCATTCTTTCGTCCGGTGCACCAGTTGCGGCGCATATATTGCGTCGCATGACTGCCTGCATTCACCCTGAAGGAGGCATGCATACTCCCTATGGTGCTACCGAGGCGTTGCCAGTGGCGTCTATTGCAGCTTCCATAGTTCTTAACGAAACTTGGGCTCGCACAGAACAAGGAGCCGGGGTATGCGTCGGCAACAGATTCGAAGGTATTTGCTGGCGGGTGATCCGGATTACCGACGATCCAATCCCCAGTTTGGACAGTACGAAAGAAATGCCGTGCGGGCAAATCGGCGAACTCATTGTCCAAGGCCCAAATGTCACTACCGAATATGTGACGGAGAGCAACGCCAACGCGAAAGCAAAAATATACGACAGCACCGGATTTTGGCACCGCATGGGCGATGTCGGATATTTGGATGAACGCGATCGCTTCTGGTTTTGCGGCCGCATGTCACAGCGAGTAATCACAAGTGTGGCCGGGAACGATCGTCGCTTCGCCCACGGTCCGGCACCGACAGATACGACGATGTTCACAATTCTCTGCGAGGCCATTTTCAACCAGCATCCTGATGTATCTCGCTCAGCGCTGGTCGGCATTGGCTTGCCGGGGGAGCAAGCACCGGTGATTGTAATTGAACCGCAGCCGGGCCGATATTCGCGCGGTCGAAAACAGCGTGAAAAGTTGATTGCCGATTTACGAACGCTCGCCAAATCGGCTAACTGCTCTCCACCGATCCACGACTTTTTAATCCGTAAATCGCTCCCCGTCGATGTACGGCATAATGTAAAAATCAATCGCGAACAGTTGTCTCATTGGGCTGCGCGAAAAACACGGCCACGGCAAGGACAGAAAACGTGA